TTCTCAAGATATTGGATGAATAAATTTTAAAAATTAATTCAATCTAATTGCCTACAAAATATTGATAGTATAAAAATTTCGTTAAGCATAATATGTCTGATTAAATGGGAGCATATTAATGCTAAAAGACATTACAATTATTGATTATCAAGGAAAAGAAATAAGAGCGCAGGCAAACTTTACTGAGGTAAATCCTAATAAAATCAATCATTCATCTAGATTTCAGAGAACCAAAGTTGAATATATTTTGTTAAAAGGTGAATTTATTTACCCTACTTTAAATATGGTTTTCAATAGTTCCGATGGCAACAGCTATTATATAGAATATAAATGACCCACTTCGGTGGGTTTTTTAATGAGTGATTTTACATAGGGATGTTATAAATAAAAAATGAGACCATTAATTGGTCTCTTTTGATTAAATTTTTTATTTCTAAAAGCTAAACCACTTTTTGAACCTTTTGTGCTTTCGGTAAAGTCGGTTTTCTTCCCAAATACAATGCAATCACGGCGCCAATAAAGGTAAGAATACATAACGGTAGAAGTGAAACAGGGAAACTATCTGAGTAATCTTTCACTATGCCCATAATAGAGTTCATAAGCCCCGTACCAATATGCGCAATGGTATTTACCGCTGCAATACCTACAGCCACTAAAGTAGGCGGTAAGCGCTCAGGAACCAATGCCCAGAAAGGACCTTTAATAGCGTAGTTACCCATTAAAACTAAAGAGAATAAAAGCAAGCTCAAGGTTAAAGATGAGGTAAAAAGAGTAAGAAATAAACCAAAACTCGTTACAAATAGCGGAATAGCTGTGTTTAGGCTCTTATTACCACTTTTATCGGCATGCACACCCCAAACAATCATAAACGCAGCGGCCAAACCGAACGGAATCATATTTAAAAGACCAGTTTGCATGGCAGTTAAATGGAAAGCCTTTAAAATCTGAGGCATCCATAATGATAAAATATTGCTAGTTGCTGAACTTCCTGCATAAATAATCGCAAAGAACCATAAATATTTATTGGTAATCAGAAGCTTAAACTTACTCTTTTTCTGCTCAGCGCTGTCTTGTTTTTCAGTATTTAACTGTTGGTTTTTTTCAAAAGTTAACGTGTTCGACAGCCATTCACTTTCTTCAGAACTTAACCATTTAACTTGATTAGGGTTATTTGGAAGCCAAACTAGACACAATATACCAAGAAGAATTGCAGGTAATGCTTCAAAAATTAAAAGTACTTGCCATCCGCTTAAGCCAACCAAGCCGTGTAGGCTCAATAGTAAGGCAGATAAAGGTGAACCAATAAAGTTAGATAAAGGGATAGCCACCATAAATACGGCAACAATTCGTGCCATATATCGCTTAGGGAACCAGAGCGTTAAATACAGTAATACACCCGGAAAAAATCCGGCTTCGGCGGCACCGAGTAAAAACCGTGAAATTGCATATGAAATAGGACCGGTAATGAAGGCTGTAAAGCAGCCGACAATACCCCACGTAATCATGATTCTGGCAATCCAGATCCGTGCACCTAGCTTTTCCATGGCCATATTACTTGGAATTTCAAATATGACGTATGCAATAAAAAATAAGGTAGCACCAAAACCAAAGGCAGTCGCTGTTAACCCAATTTCTTGGTTCATGGTTAACGCAGCAAAGCCAATATTTACCCGATCAATATATGAGATGAAATAACAAAGAATGAGGAAGGGAAGAATACGAAAAGAAAGTTTACGGATTGTTGACTTTTCTACTTCCGATATAGCGATATCATTTTTCATACATACTCCTTATGTACGTGAGAAACCAAACAGCTCGGTTGGGTTCTGATTTAAAATTAAACATTGCTCGTGTTTATCAAATACAATCTGTTTAAAGGCATGAATCGCATCTTCATAAGTCATATATGACTCATGTTGGGTATGTGGCCAGTCACTTCCCCAAACGAGCTTGTGTAAAAAACCTTTGTCTTTAAAAATGTGATAGGCCTGTTGGGCTGTATTGATATGATTTGGGGCAGTACCCAAACGATAAAAACCAGATACTTTAATCCAGTGCTGTTTTACATTAAGTAAGCTTAAAAACTTCTGATAATCCGGATCATTAATCCCTTTAACACGGTCAACTCGACCAAAATGGTCAATCACCACATTAAAGTTGTATTCACTTAATTGAGGTAAAAGCTGCACCAGATATTTCGGCGGTGCGTGTAATTCAACTTGCCAGTTGAGGTTTTCCACATTGCGTAAAAATTTTTGCCATTCAGGCGTATTGAGCGCAGGAGGGTTAAGACCGAATAGATTTAAGCGAACACCAACGATGCCTTGTGCCTTAAGATTCACTAGCTCATCAAAAGTCGTCGTATGTTGAACAACGGCGATCCCTTTTAAACGCTTAGGGTATTGCTGAATTGCGTTTAACATCGCTTGGTTATTAGTACCCAAAAAGCTGGGTTGAACCAAAACACCATGCGTGAAATTGTGTTCATCAAGATGAGAGATAAAACTTTGTACAGTTGCATCATAATCAGGTGCATAACGTGCTGTTTCGATACTGTGGTCCTGTGTCGAAAAAACATGTGCATGTGTATCTATACAGTTCATTTTCATCTCACATTACAAATTTTAAAGCGAAAATAGCGATTAAAGCGGCAATGACTCCTACAGGAATTGCTTTAAATAACAGTTGATTAAAGAATTTGGTTTTGTCGATGTCTGCTGGTGCTGAAGCCATAATGAGGCTACCGCCAGACGAGAAAGGAGAAATCGCCGTAGACTGAGCACCAACCACAATGCAAATGAAAAGCATTAGTGGATTTAAGCCAGAGCTCAGTGCGAGTGCCGGAACAATGGGGAATAAGGTAGGAGCAACCACGCCTAGAGTGCTTGAAAATACAGACATAATGGCACTGATCAGACATAACAGTACTGGAATAACCCACACAGGAACATTGTTTGCTAACCATTCAGATAGGGTTGTAATAATGCCAAGTTTCACACCTAATGCGATGAGCATACCGACACCGCAAATCATGATGAGTGTTCCCCATGGTACGAGTGCAATCACCTTTTTTTCATCGGCAAGTTTCATAAGTAAACTGATGAGTGAAAAGGTAATGGCAAGGAAGGCAATATCAATTTTGGAGTTTAAAAAGCTGATGGTTTTTGCATCTGGGAAAACAAGGTGCAATATTGGAAAAACTAAAACAATCGACATCATTAAAACTATAAGTAAGATTGACTGTTTCTGTTTTTTGTCGAATGGCTCAGGCTTTTGATCTTCAATAACGATAGAGCTGCTTTTTCTATTCCACAGTGTATAAATTCCCAACACCATAATTGGAATAATCAAAGTGATAATAAAAATTCCGCTGCTATATGAAAAAGCGGTTTGAGAGCTAATGCCAGTATTTTCCATTAAGCTTCGGAAAATAATACCGCTTTGTGATGTCATAAAATTTGCGCCAGCTAAAGCGCCGTAATTTGCAGCCATTCCACCAATAATCATATTCATATTGGTCTTTCTACAAAGCAGCAGCGTAATGGGTGCTATAAAGGCAAGTACGGTATAAAAACCAGCGCCTAGGCCAGCAATAATGGTTGCTGCGAGAAAAATCGCTAAAGGTAGAAATTGAGGAAACTTACGGCATTTATATAAAAGATGGCTAGCAAGCTTCTCTAGGGCGCCATTTGCTAAAGCAAAGTTATAAAACAAAGTGACCGATAAAATAATGAAGAAAATTTTGACAGGCCATAACTCAATAACCTCAGAAGGTTTCAGCCCCATGCCAAAGCAACCAATAAGGTAGGCAAACGCTATCGTAAAAAATCCAATATTGATTTTTGTTTTATAACCTAAACCTATAGATACGGCTAAAGCTATAAGCATCAATGCGGTCATATTATCTTCCTTGATAAATATATAAACATCTAAACATATATATGTTTGGTTTTTTGTATTACATATAACTATGCTAATATTGTCAAATCGATTTCATAATGTTTAACGCAAATGCTTGATGAAACTGCATTTAAAAATTTTAAATTACCACGATATGAAAAGGTCCGTTGGGAGCTTCAGAAACTACTGATTCAGTCAAAATGGACTGTTGAAGAGCCTATTCCCAGTGAACAAGAGCTCGCTCAAATGTATAGCGTATCGGTAGGAACCGTAAGAAAAGCTGTAGAAGGACTGGTCGAAGACGGTTTATTAGTTAAACAGCAGGGCAAAGGAACTTTCCTAAAACAACCTAATTTTGAAAATTCACTTATTCGTTTTTTTAGACTACGTAATAAAAAAGGCGACTTCATTCAGCCACAAGGTCAAATTAAAAAAGTAGAAGTCTGTGATGCCATACCTGAAGTCAATGCAGAGTTAGGGCTTGGTACTAACGAAAAGTTGCTTTATATCGAGCGTGTGCGTAAGCATGAAGACGTGGTTGTGTTAAGCGAACGAATCTGGTTGCCTGAACGCTTATTTAAAAATCTGGAAGAAGTTCCAATCGCTGAGTTTGGGAATCTACTTTATCCTTTTTATTATCAGCACTGCGGCCAGTTTATTTCTTCTGCAACAGAACGGTTAACTTTTGAGAAAAATATTAAAGATAGCCATTTAAATAATAGCCTTGAAGATCCTTTGGTTAAGGTGTGCCGTATTGCAAAAAATCTTGAAGGTATGGCAGTCGAATACCGTGAGTCGTTTGGTCTAGCTCATAATTTTCATTATGAAATATCAATTAACTAATCATTTTTCGTAATCCCTGATTTCAGTTTGTAATTGATTGCTGTAATCAGGATGGTTTCTTCAATGCCTCATTAAATACTGTTTTCGTGGTGTTTTTTCTTAGATTAGAGCTATAGGTGCTCTCAGCTTTGGATGAGCCTAAAGAAAAATGTATTAAATCTAAAGCCCATTAAATTTAGCCGCCAAGATGAACTAAAAAACGTAACTATCTTCTAAACACGGAGCTTTATCTTTTGATGGGATAAAAAATTAAACTGACTTAAAGGTCATCGTGATATGGTATAAAAGCACCTCCAATAATAAGGATTATATATGTCAGACAATTCAACAAAATGGCTTTGTGTGGGCGGTGTTCTAAGTGGTGAATGGCGAGAGCAGCAATTAGAAGCTTTTGATGTTGATCCCAATGATTTAAATACTCATAGTTATGAACCGATGAAACTCATTAATCCTGTTACCAAGGCAGAACAGGATTTCTATGTATATACTGAGCTACAAGAACACGCATATGATAGGGCAATAAATTTTGCCTTATCTAAAAATCAATGAAAACGAGAGAGCACTTAGGTGCTCTTTTTTATTATTGCTGATTTTTGCTTTCTCAAATCCAATTGTTTTTGCTAACGATAAAAATGATTTAAAACCTGAACAGAAATATGCCTATGCTGAAATTTTGACTGAGCTTTATACAGCTCGATAGGAATTTTTCTATTGAGCTGCCATAAAAGATTTTCGATTCGGAATAGTAGTCAAGTTGGTGAAGAGTCTAAGTGTTCAGGTCCTTATTGCTTCAAAGGAAACCAACCAGGCATGCCTTGAATAATGGCCCAAAGCTTCTGTGGGATCTTGAGAGCATCTATCTTGGTCGGATCAAGTTCGATGTTCACTTCCTGTTCTTTTTTAAGATGATCGACCCAGTCTGGATTTATGATAAGCCCTCGTCCAATCGAAACCATAGATAGCCCTGTATCCAGTGCTTGCTGGGCTTGATCGGGTGTCATGATGCCACCAGCGGCCAAAACAGGCACACGGTTGTCGACCCGATTAATGATGTGACTGATAATGGATGGTCCAGTTGGATCGTCGATAGGGCAGTCAGTCAACAGATTCGCCAAAGAGATATGAATATAATCGACTCCGAGGTCCAACAATTGATCAATAAAAGTAAGAGTTTGATCAATACGGTAACCTTCATCGACTGTCTCTTCTGGTGAAAGACGGACACCGATAGCAAATGGGCGGTCAGCATAATTGGCTATGACGCGCTTGATCTCTGCAACGACGGCTAATGGAAACCTCATACGATTTTCTAACGAGCCCCCCCATTCATCGGTGCGTGTATTGGTAGCTGGCGACAGGAAATTTTGTAAAAGAAAACCGTGGGCACCATGCACTTCGATGCCGTCAAAACCAGCCTCAATGCCGCGTTGTGCTGCTTCACCGAATGCCTTGATCATCTGCAAGATTTCATCATTTGTCAGTGCACGAGGTGTCAGCGGTGCCATGAAAGGAGTAGCTTTCGTCAAGATAGCGCTTGAGCTCACCACATCTGCATCGGGAATGAGATGAGGCAATGCCTTGTTGCCTGCATGAAATAGCTGAAGAATGGCTGGTGCACCACCACTCTTGGCAGCGTCAGCAAGTCGCTTAAGGCTTGGAATATAGTTGTCGTCAGCAGCAGAAAACTCATGTGTAAACCCAATACCATTAGCGGTGACTTGGGCACAGCCGCTAATGACCAAGCCCACACCTTTAACGCGAAGACGGTAATAGGCATCCTCTTCATCCGAGATTTGAAAATCATCAGTGCTTGACCAAGTTGTCATTGGCGACATCACAATACGATTGCGAAGAGTGATGCCTGAAGTAAGTTTAAGAGGATGAAAGAAATGATTGAGAGCAGACATCAAATAGACTCTAAAAATGTGTAAGTCTTAATGGTATATATTATAAACCTAGTGTCAATTAGGCACTTTAAGTAGACTAGGTGTACTCGTGTAAACCACTTCACACTTCATTTTCATGGTAACGACCTGCCGTGCTGTTATGATGTGACTCTCAATTAAGATGCCTAAACGAGTGGATTGAGAGCGTGTTGTTCCAACATTTAGATTGGTATAAAATTTACACCTAGTACCACTTTGGTGTGTGGTCATTCGGGGAGAGTCATGGAACATTCGATGTTAGTTGTTGAACCGCAGTGTTTTTCATCAGATTGCCCAAGCAGAGCCTTATTTGATCAAATCGCAGATAAATGGTCAATGATGGTATTGGCCGTTTTAGATGATGGTCCACATCGTTTTAATGCGATAAAGCGTCGGTTGGACGGTGTTACACAAAAGGCTCTAACCCAGTGTCTGCGCCGTTTGGAGCGTAATGGACTTATTTCCCGCCACGTAATTTCGTCTCCACTCGCTGTTCAATATGAAATCACGCCTCTGGGCAATACCTTGCAGCAACCCTTACGACAACTGCATGCATGGACAATTGATAAGCTTCCAATGGTTGAACACGCTCGAAATGCATTTGATCTGCAAAATTCAGTATGAATATATTTTCCAACCGAGCTCATATCTTAAGAAATAAGCTAATTTTTACTGAGAAGGTAGGGGTAATTACTTCTAGATTGTGAATTATCAATGCATTTGTAAAGTACTGACTATTTTTTAGTGATATCTACAGAAACTACAACAGATAAACCAGGACGTAACGATTTAATATCGGGTTGGTTTTCATTAAGTTTAATACGTAACGGTAAACGCTGAACAATTTTAGTAAAGTTACCCGTTGCGTTCGTTGCTGAAATTGGCGAGAAAAATGCACCAGTAGAAGGAGAGAAACTATCTACTACACCTTTTAACTCAACATTATAAGCATCGACATACACAGTGACAGGCTGACCAATTTTAATTTGTTTTAGCTCAATTTCACGGAAGTTGGCTTCGACATAAACTTGATCTAAAGGCACAACCACCATGAGTGGATTACCTGCGCCAACAAAGTTCCCCACATTTGCAGACTTTTGCCCGACTATGCCATCAATTGGCGCTCGAACTTCTGTATAGCTTAAATTTAACTTTGCTTTATCCAATGCGGCTTGGGCTTGTTTCAAAACGGCTTGTTTGGCTTGAACCTGAATTTTGTACTGGTTAAGCTGATATTGCGCGTCAGTGACTTTTTCTTTACTGCTATCTAAGTCAGCATATTGCTCAGTCAAAGTAGTTTTTGACTGCTGCGTAATCAATCTAGACTCTGCACCGAGGGCCTGTAACTGTTCATAGCGGGCGGTATTATCTTTTGTGAGTTTAATTCCTGCTTCTACTTTCCTAAGCTGAGCTTCAGTTTCTCGAATAACCGTTGGTTGTCTTTCTACCGCGAGCATTGCTTCATTTAGGTCGGCTTGGGCTTTGGCATAATTAGATTCAGCCTCAGCCAAAGCTGCTTGATAGTCGCGTGGGTCAATACGCGCCAAAAGCTGGCCTTTTTTTACGGTTTGGTGGTCTTTAATATAAATTTCTTCGATATTGCCAGACACTTTAGGGGCGATGGTGGAGTACTCGACATCCACACGTGCATCGTCGGTTTTAATAATTGAAGAAGGTAAAAATATAAGCTTTAAAATCCATAAAATAGAGGCTAAAACAATAATAAATGCAATAACCATAACCCAGTGTTTTTTAAGATATTGCACCTTTGTCAACTTGGGTGGTTCAGTAATGGTGTTATTTTGGGCTTCGTGAGTACTCATAAAGATTTTCCTGAGTTATGACTATTCATTAACTTAATGAGAGCAATGCGTGGCGGATAAGTTCTAACTGGTAAAATCAGCATAACAATGAATAAAATTGCGGTAAGACCCGCTAAAATCAGATATTGATCGCTAATGACCAACACAGACTGCTGTGCTTGAATGGCAGAATTTAAGGCAGATAAACCACCTGAAACACGCTCAGTACCATTTGCGGTGAGCACAGGCGGAGAAAGAGGGTTAATCACAGGACCTTGAATATTTTGAAAAACATGTTGGGCCGTATTTTCAATCAATCGTGTTGAATGGTATTCACCACGTACACGATTGATCCAGTCCAAAATGCACACACCCAATACGCCGCTAATAGCTCGCGGAGTGTTAATCATCGGTGAGGCGTAAATTGCCATAGTCGGATGTACACTGTTTGTACCCATCATGAGTAATGAAAGCACAACACAGGTTTGGCCTAAGCATGAAATTGCATGCCAAAAGTAAAACTGGTCTTGATTCCACGTGGTATCGAGTTGGCTTGCACCTAAACAACCAGCCATGACCATAAGTAAGCCAAAGCCATGTACATAACGGCTGTCGACCCAAGCTTGATTTAAGACTTTAATAACAATGGGAATATAAATAAATTGTAAGGCCGCAATTTGTAAGCCAATCCACATGGTTTGTGTAGGTTTATAGCCATGTACAGCACTAAGGTAGTTCAGTGGCAATGTACTAGTCGACATACCAATAATCACAAAGCAAAACAGCGCAATAACCGCATAGGCAAAATTTCGTATTTCGAGCATTTGCGGTTTAATTAATGGTGTTGGGTAGCGCCATTCATGTATTAAAAATAAAGGTAAGGTAATGGAACTGATTAAAGCTAACATACTAATCAATTTAGAATGGAACCAGTCTAAATGGTTGCCGTGCAATAACATGGTACTCAAACTTGCCACGCCAATAATGGCTAAAATCGCACCTGTCCAATCGTAAGTTTTGATTCTTGAATAATTTAATGGATCTTGTGGAATACCAAAATAAACCAGCGCAGCACTTAAAGCACAAAAAGGAATGGTTTGAAAAAATATCATTTTCCAGCCAATCACATCTAAATAAAAGGCAGCGAGTGCAGCGCTTAAGTTAGGAAAGAAAGTTGCAGTTAATGCATAACAGGCTAAACCCCAAAGTCGAATATCTGGCCCTAAAAATCGTAGAGCACATGCCATGAGCAAAGGAATAGTTAAACCATTGGCAAGCCCTTGTAAGCCACGTAATAAGTAAAATATTTCAATATTTGGACTAAAAGGAATTAAAACGCTAGAGATGAGGCAAAGTCCTATGGCAAAAAGAAGAACTCTGCGCATAGAAAAAATAACTGCCCAACTCGTGGACAGGATCATTCCAATAATCATAGTACTGGCATAAATACTGCTAACCCAATAACCGGAGTCAACACTAATACCCATCGCACCGCGAATGTCGACCAAAGTAATGCTGGTGATTCGGTTATTAAATTCGACAGTCATTGCTGCAAATATTGCACCTGCTAAACCGATGAGTGGTCGTATATTCATCTTTTACCTTAAATTTTAAAATGAACTCATTGCAAAAAAGCAGATATTGAGCCAAGCTGTACCGATCGGTACTCTACTATCTTATTAAATTTACGTCAATTCTCGATTTTGAACTTTTCATTGGGGTACACTAACTATGAAATTGCTCAAATATTTGTAGGTCCGTATGTCAGATTGCATTAAAACCAATGAAAAAGATCAAAAAATTCTGGATGCAGCAACAAAGTTTTTTCTGATCCACGGTTTTAGTGGCACAACCACAGATATGATTCAAAAAGAGGCAGGGGTTTCAAAAGCAACCATGTATGGTTGTTTTAAAAATAAAGAAGCGATGTTCGCTGCGGTCATTGAACGCCAATGTACCAATATGCAAGAGCAAATTATATTGGTTGAGACAAAAGCCAAAAACTTACGTTCAGCGTTAACCGACATTGGGAAAACTTATCTGTGTTTTATATTATCGCATTCAGGGTTGGCATTTTTTAGGATCTGTATTGCAGAAGCCGTCAGGTTTCCCGAGTTATCTAAAAAATTCTTTGAAGTTGGTCCAAACCGACTTGCCCATATTATTGCCGGTTATCTTGAGAAGTCCGTTCAACAAGGGGAAATTGAACTAAGTTCTTCTGCTGAAGCAACAGCGAATATCTTTCTATCACTTTTGCGAAGTGATGCACATTTGAAATGTCTGACCCATCCTGATTATTTAATATCAGACAGTGAAATTAGTGTTTGGGTGGAATATGTGGTTGATTTATTTTTAAAAAATCTAAACTACCATCTAAGTTAATTTAGTATTTATTCCATACATAAATTCTAAATACAGAAATTAAAAAAGAGACCAATGAATGGTCTCTTTTTTGTTTTTATAGTGTGTCTCTGGTCATCTCACCATTGACTAGTCTTAAAATCTGCAACGGGTTGCTGTCTTTTAAAGCTTCCGGCAGTAAACTTTGCGGGTAGTTTTGATAGCACACTGGACGTAAGTAACGGTCAATAGCCAAAGTACCAACTGAGGTGCCTCGTGCATCTGAGGTTGCTGGGTATGGACCGCCATGTACCATCGCATCACACACTTCAACACCTGTTGGATAACCATTTAGAAGTAAACGGCCTGCTTTTTCTTCTAAAACTGGAACAACTTCTGCAAATTCGTTTAAGTCTGTCTCATCGGCAATTAAAGTCGCAGTCAGTTGACCATTCATACTTTGTAAGGCCTGAATAAGTTGCGCTTTATTTTCAACTTCAATCACAACTGTTGCTGGCCCAAAGATTTCTTCTTGTAGAAGTTGGTCACCCGCCAGTAATAACTCAACATCAGCTTTAAACAGTTGTGGCTGTGCCTGATTGCCTTGCTGGGCTTGACCCGCCAAGTGTTCAATGCCTTGATGCTGGGTTAAATGTTCAAGACCTGCTGTATAGCTTTTTAAGGTTCCCGCATTGAGCATGGTCTGCGCAGGTTTGCCTCCCATGATTTCGGTCAGGTTGTGAATGAGTTGAGTAAATTCAGGTGACTTGATTCCCAAGATTAACCCCGGATTGGTACAAAACTGACCACAGCCGAGCACCACTGAATCTGCTAAGTCCTGTGCAATTTTGTCACCACGGTTTTTTAAGGCTTCCGGTAACATGAGCATGGGGTTAATACTGCTCATTTCAGCAAAAACGGGAATCGGTTGTGGACGAGCTGCTGCCATATCACATAAAGCACGGCCGCCTCGGAGTGAACCTGTAAAACCAACTGCCTGTATTAAAGGATGTTTCACCAGTGGTTCACCAACACCATTACCATAAATCATGTTAAATACGCCTTTGGGCATATTTGATTTTTCGACAGCACGTTCGATTGCTTGAGCCACAAAGTCTGCGGTGGCCATATGTCCGCTATGGGCTTTTACCACCACAGAACAGCCCGCGGCTAAAGCTGAAGCTGTATCGCCACCTGCGGTTGAGAAAGCTAATGGGAAATTACTTGCCCCAAATACCGCAACAGGTCCAACACCAATTTTAATCTGACGTAGGTCTGGACGCGGTAAAGGTTGACGTTCTGGTAAAGCTGTATCAATACGGGCACCTAAAAAGTCACCACGGCGTAGTACTTTAGCAAACAGGCGCATTTGCCCACTGGTACGACCACGTTCACCTTGCAAACGCGCAAGTGGTAAAGCAGTTTCTTGTGAGACGATTTCTAGAAAATCTGTACCCAAGGCATCAAGTTCATCGGCAATGTTTTCTAAAAAACTAGCACGCTGTTCAGGTGATGTGTGGCGGTAAGTCTTAAATGCTTGGCTTGCTGCTTCACAGGCCTGATTTACTTCCTGTTCGGTTGCATGATGAAACTCATAAGGCAGAGCTTCGCCCGTTGTTGCATTTACACTTTTTAATAAAGTTGTACTTTGTGCACTGCGTGAACCGCCAATAAAGTTATGTCCAATAACCATAGTAAATATCCTGAAATTAATATTAATGAGAATGCCGTGGAAGATTATTTGGGTTGACCACACGCATATATAAAGTTGCTGGCTCTAAGCAACCACCAGTTGATAGCTGACCGACCATGTTGCGATACATTTCTTGCCAAGGCGTTTGAGATTTAGAGACCGTCGGTTGCCACTCATGACGACGTTTTTCTAACTCTTCGTCTGAAATGAGAACATTGACCGAGCGATTGTTCAGATCAATACGCAAGCGATCGTTGGTTTTTAATAAGGCAATGCCGCCGCCCACCGCTGCTTCGGGTGACATATTTAAAATAGAAGGACTGGCAGATGTACCACTTTGACGGCCATCGCCTAGACAAGGCAGAGAGTCAATGCCTTTTTTAATTAACTCTGCTGGTGGGGCCATGTTGACGACTTCGGCACTGCCTGGATAACCCACCGTGCCTGCACCCCGAATCACTAAAATACAATGCTCATCAATATCTAAAGCAGGGTCGTTAATTCGGGCGTGGTAGTCTTCAGGACCTTCAAACACAATCGCTCTTGCTTCAAAGCTATTTTCACTATTTGGGTCAGATAAATAGGTTTTCTTAAACGCTTCGCCAACTACAGACATTTTCATAATGGCGCTGTCAAAGAAATTACCACTCAGTACAATAAAGCCCGCACCATGTTTAAGTGGCTGTTCATAGGGAAAAATGACATCTGCATTTGACGTTTTTGCATTTTTAGCAATTTCACCCATCGTTTTACCGCTGACCGATGCACAGTCTTCATGTAAAACACCTGCTTTTTGTAATTCATGCATAACCGCAGGAACGCCACCAGCGCGGTGAAAGCCTTCGCCTAAATATTTACCCGCCGGCATACAGTTCACAATGAGTGGAATATTTTCTCCAACGCGTTGCCAGTCTTCTAAACTCAGCTCAATGCTCATATGGCGAGCAATAGCAATGAGGTGAGGAGGACAGTTAC
This window of the Acinetobacter sp. XH1741 genome carries:
- a CDS encoding SLC13 family permease is translated as MTALMLIALAVSIGLGYKTKINIGFFTIAFAYLIGCFGMGLKPSEVIELWPVKIFFIILSVTLFYNFALANGALEKLASHLLYKCRKFPQFLPLAIFLAATIIAGLGAGFYTVLAFIAPITLLLCRKTNMNMIIGGMAANYGALAGANFMTSQSGIIFRSLMENTGISSQTAFSYSSGIFIITLIIPIMVLGIYTLWNRKSSSIVIEDQKPEPFDKKQKQSILLIVLMMSIVLVFPILHLVFPDAKTISFLNSKIDIAFLAITFSLISLLMKLADEKKVIALVPWGTLIMICGVGMLIALGVKLGIITTLSEWLANNVPVWVIPVLLCLISAIMSVFSSTLGVVAPTLFPIVPALALSSGLNPLMLFICIVVGAQSTAISPFSSGGSLIMASAPADIDKTKFFNQLLFKAIPVGVIAALIAIFALKFVM
- a CDS encoding HlyD family secretion protein, with protein sequence MSTHEAQNNTITEPPKLTKVQYLKKHWVMVIAFIIVLASILWILKLIFLPSSIIKTDDARVDVEYSTIAPKVSGNIEEIYIKDHQTVKKGQLLARIDPRDYQAALAEAESNYAKAQADLNEAMLAVERQPTVIRETEAQLRKVEAGIKLTKDNTARYEQLQALGAESRLITQQSKTTLTEQYADLDSSKEKVTDAQYQLNQYKIQVQAKQAVLKQAQAALDKAKLNLSYTEVRAPIDGIVGQKSANVGNFVGAGNPLMVVVPLDQVYVEANFREIELKQIKIGQPVTVYVDAYNVELKGVVDSFSPSTGAFFSPISATNATGNFTKIVQRLPLRIKLNENQPDIKSLRPGLSVVVSVDITKK
- a CDS encoding amidohydrolase family protein codes for the protein MNCIDTHAHVFSTQDHSIETARYAPDYDATVQSFISHLDEHNFTHGVLVQPSFLGTNNQAMLNAIQQYPKRLKGIAVVQHTTTFDELVNLKAQGIVGVRLNLFGLNPPALNTPEWQKFLRNVENLNWQVELHAPPKYLVQLLPQLSEYNFNVVIDHFGRVDRVKGINDPDYQKFLSLLNVKQHWIKVSGFYRLGTAPNHINTAQQAYHIFKDKGFLHKLVWGSDWPHTQHESYMTYEDAIHAFKQIVFDKHEQCLILNQNPTELFGFSRT
- a CDS encoding MFS transporter, translating into MKNDIAISEVEKSTIRKLSFRILPFLILCYFISYIDRVNIGFAALTMNQEIGLTATAFGFGATLFFIAYVIFEIPSNMAMEKLGARIWIARIMITWGIVGCFTAFITGPISYAISRFLLGAAEAGFFPGVLLYLTLWFPKRYMARIVAVFMVAIPLSNFIGSPLSALLLSLHGLVGLSGWQVLLIFEALPAILLGILCLVWLPNNPNQVKWLSSEESEWLSNTLTFEKNQQLNTEKQDSAEQKKSKFKLLITNKYLWFFAIIYAGSSATSNILSLWMPQILKAFHLTAMQTGLLNMIPFGLAAAFMIVWGVHADKSGNKSLNTAIPLFVTSFGLFLTLFTSSLTLSLLLFSLVLMGNYAIKGPFWALVPERLPPTLVAVGIAAVNTIAHIGTGLMNSIMGIVKDYSDSFPVSLLPLCILTFIGAVIALYLGRKPTLPKAQKVQKVV
- a CDS encoding helix-turn-helix domain-containing protein encodes the protein MEHSMLVVEPQCFSSDCPSRALFDQIADKWSMMVLAVLDDGPHRFNAIKRRLDGVTQKALTQCLRRLERNGLISRHVISSPLAVQYEITPLGNTLQQPLRQLHAWTIDKLPMVEHARNAFDLQNSV
- a CDS encoding GntR family transcriptional regulator, which translates into the protein MLDETAFKNFKLPRYEKVRWELQKLLIQSKWTVEEPIPSEQELAQMYSVSVGTVRKAVEGLVEDGLLVKQQGKGTFLKQPNFENSLIRFFRLRNKKGDFIQPQGQIKKVEVCDAIPEVNAELGLGTNEKLLYIERVRKHEDVVVLSERIWLPERLFKNLEEVPIAEFGNLLYPFYYQHCGQFISSATERLTFEKNIKDSHLNNSLEDPLVKVCRIAKNLEGMAVEYRESFGLAHNFHYEISIN
- a CDS encoding NADH-dependent flavin oxidoreductase, giving the protein MSALNHFFHPLKLTSGITLRNRIVMSPMTTWSSTDDFQISDEEDAYYRLRVKGVGLVISGCAQVTANGIGFTHEFSAADDNYIPSLKRLADAAKSGGAPAILQLFHAGNKALPHLIPDADVVSSSAILTKATPFMAPLTPRALTNDEILQMIKAFGEAAQRGIEAGFDGIEVHGAHGFLLQNFLSPATNTRTDEWGGSLENRMRFPLAVVAEIKRVIANYADRPFAIGVRLSPEETVDEGYRIDQTLTFIDQLLDLGVDYIHISLANLLTDCPIDDPTGPSIISHIINRVDNRVPVLAAGGIMTPDQAQQALDTGLSMVSIGRGLIINPDWVDHLKKEQEVNIELDPTKIDALKIPQKLWAIIQGMPGWFPLKQ